In Streptomyces capitiformicae, one genomic interval encodes:
- a CDS encoding metallopeptidase family protein, with protein MLEMTRDRFEELVSEALDQIPPELARVMDNVAVFVEDEPPADDPELLGLYEGTPLTERGEWYAGVLPDRITIYRGPTLRYCETPEDVVHEVAVTVVHEVAHHFGIEDARLHELGWG; from the coding sequence GTGCTGGAGATGACGCGTGACAGGTTCGAAGAACTGGTGAGTGAGGCCCTGGACCAGATCCCGCCTGAGCTGGCGCGGGTGATGGACAACGTGGCCGTGTTCGTCGAGGACGAACCGCCCGCCGACGACCCCGAGCTACTGGGCCTGTACGAGGGGACCCCGCTCACGGAACGCGGGGAGTGGTACGCCGGAGTTCTCCCCGACCGGATCACGATCTACCGGGGCCCGACACTGCGCTACTGCGAGACGCCGGAAGACGTGGTGCACGAGGTGGCCGTGACGGTCGTCCACGAGGTGGCGCACCACTTCGGCATCGAGGACGCGCGGCTCCACGAACTGGGCTGGGGCTGA
- a CDS encoding metallophosphoesterase family protein, which yields MPRQAMSRALRALTPRALARHYRSRHPHPTAELVHHPHPWARALGLVTVVLIGAWLGLLIVGNVRTPVGPMNTTMTLRPSVTGGTKINVSPLGALELRSHNAPVRLDVNVDQLDPERAQALVDHPERISGLQDEIASDVQHGTLDLAVRSGVAVVSGATALGLAVYRRPRRALAAGGLALALLTASGGAAAATWNPNSVLEPKFSGLLSSAPSLVGNARSIVTEFDVYQQELARLVTNVTKLYDATSTLPAYQPDPTTIRVLHVSDIHLNPASWKIIASLVEQYEINVIVDSGDTMDHGSAAENGFLDPIADLGAPYVWVRGNHDSRETQRYLEGIDNAHVLDEGRAVTVGGLRFAGMGDPQFTPDRSGDKENLPSEETAGQRLADALRAQKAAGTPVDIAIAHNPDAARETDGQVPLVLAGHLHHSEMEILDKGTRLRIEGSTGGSGLRALEGQYPDPIETSVLYLDRDTHRLQAWDEIKLGGLGLTTAEVSRHLPKENQPGATPDDDLSPSPSGNTSTSRSPRGSSNGSPSTSTGVPPGAP from the coding sequence ATGCCCCGCCAAGCCATGTCCCGAGCCCTCCGAGCCCTGACCCCCCGTGCCCTGGCCCGCCACTACCGCTCCCGGCACCCGCACCCGACCGCCGAGCTGGTCCACCACCCCCACCCCTGGGCCCGCGCCCTCGGCCTGGTGACCGTCGTACTGATCGGCGCCTGGCTCGGTCTGCTGATCGTGGGCAACGTACGCACCCCGGTCGGCCCCATGAACACCACGATGACCCTCCGCCCGTCCGTCACCGGCGGCACGAAGATCAACGTCTCCCCGCTCGGCGCCCTGGAACTGCGCAGCCACAACGCCCCCGTACGCCTGGACGTGAACGTCGACCAGCTCGACCCGGAACGCGCCCAGGCCCTGGTCGACCACCCGGAGCGGATCTCCGGCCTGCAGGACGAGATCGCCTCCGACGTACAGCACGGCACCCTGGACCTGGCCGTACGCTCGGGCGTCGCCGTCGTCTCCGGGGCCACCGCCCTCGGCCTCGCCGTCTACCGCCGCCCCCGCCGCGCTCTGGCCGCCGGCGGCCTCGCCCTGGCCCTCCTCACCGCCTCCGGCGGCGCGGCGGCCGCCACCTGGAACCCGAACTCGGTCCTGGAGCCGAAGTTCTCCGGGCTGCTCTCCTCCGCGCCCTCCCTCGTCGGCAACGCACGCAGCATCGTCACCGAGTTCGACGTCTACCAGCAGGAATTGGCGCGCCTGGTGACGAACGTGACCAAGCTGTACGACGCCACGTCCACCCTCCCCGCGTACCAGCCGGACCCGACGACCATCCGCGTCCTGCACGTCTCCGACATCCACCTCAACCCGGCGAGCTGGAAGATCATCGCCTCGTTGGTGGAGCAGTACGAGATCAACGTCATCGTCGACTCCGGCGACACCATGGACCACGGCTCCGCCGCCGAGAACGGCTTCCTCGACCCGATCGCCGACCTCGGGGCGCCGTACGTCTGGGTGCGCGGCAACCACGACTCACGGGAGACCCAGCGGTATCTGGAGGGCATCGACAACGCCCACGTCCTCGACGAGGGGCGGGCGGTGACCGTGGGCGGCCTGCGCTTCGCCGGGATGGGGGACCCGCAGTTCACCCCCGACCGCTCGGGCGACAAGGAGAACCTCCCCTCGGAGGAGACGGCCGGGCAGCGCCTGGCCGACGCTCTGCGCGCCCAGAAGGCGGCCGGCACCCCCGTGGACATCGCCATCGCCCACAACCCGGACGCCGCCCGCGAGACGGACGGCCAGGTCCCCCTCGTCCTCGCCGGGCATCTGCACCACTCGGAGATGGAGATCCTGGACAAGGGCACCCGCCTGCGCATCGAGGGCTCCACCGGCGGCAGCGGCCTGCGCGCGCTGGAAGGGCAGTACCCCGACCCGATCGAGACCTCGGTCCTCTACCTCGACCGTGACACCCACCGCCTCCAGGCGTGGGACGAGATCAAACTCGGCGGCCTGGGCCTGACGACCGCCGAGGTCAGCCGCCACCTGCCGAAGGAGAACCAGCCGGGAGCCACCCCCGACGACGACCTCTCCCCGTCTCCCTCGGGAAACACGTCAACCAGCAGGTCCCCGCGTGGGTCCTCCAACGGGTCTCCGAGCACGTCAACCGGCGTACCCCCCGGCGCCCCGTAA
- the hrpA gene encoding ATP-dependent RNA helicase HrpA, producing MSTPPAPAFGALAPRLAELSLRDAHRLGRRLEGARKIRKPEARAAVLAEIEAEVAKGEARMAERAARVPAVTYPEQLPVSQKKDAIADAIRDHQVVIVAGETGSGKTTQIPKICMELGRGVRGMIGHTQPRRIAARTVAERVAEELRTPLGEAVGWKVRFTDQVDQDATFVKLMTDGILLAEIQTDRELRAYDTIIIDEAHERSLNIDFLLGYLAQLLPKRPDLKVVITSATIDPERFSRHFGDAPIVEVSGRTYPVEVRYRPLLEEDSDDTDRDQITAICDAVEELQAEGKGDILVFLSGEREIRDTADALIKKQYRFTEVLPLYARLSHAEQHRVFQPHTGRRIVLATNVAETSLTVPGIKYVIDPGFARISRYSHRTKVQRLPIEAISQASANQRKGRCGRTSDGVCIRLYSEDDFNARPEFTDAEILRTNLASVILQMTAAGLGDIEKFPFIDPPDHRNIRDGVQLLQELGALDPAQKDVRKRLTPMGRKLSQLPVDPRLARMVVEADKNGCAREVMVIAAALSIQDPRERPADKQTQADQQHARFKDESSDFLAFLNLWRYVREQQKERGSSSFRRMCKQEYLNFLRIREWQDIYSQLRTVAKQMGIHLNEDDAPEQQVHVSLLAGLLSHIGMKDVKEAGRESGRNTAGEGGRNTAKNEYLGARNAKFAIFPGSALFKKPPRFVMSAELVETSRLWARVNAKIEPEWVEPLAEHLLKRTYSEPHWEKDQAAVMAYEKVTLYGVPIVAQRKVNFGRIDPEASRELFIRNALVEGDWRTHHKFFADNRKLLSEVEELEHRARRRDIVVDDDTLFDFYDQRVPEHVVSGAHFDSWWKRKRHEQPDFLDFEREMLIRESAEAVTKADYPDSWRQGQLKFRVTYQFEPGADADGVTVHIPLQVLNQVTDEGFDWQIPGLREDVVTELIRSLPKPIRRNYVPAPNFAKRFLDTAVPLQEPLAVTLARELKRMVGVPVAPEDFDWSRIPDHLKITFRIVDERRRKLAEDKDLEALRLQLKPKARQALSQAAAATAERQGGESLERTGLTDWTIGSLTRVFETRRAGQPVKAYPALVDDGPKANTVSVRLFDTEAEQQEAMWKGTRRLILRNIPVNPAKFASEKLTNAQKLALSANPHGSIQALFDDCAMAAADKLIADFGGPAWDESSYRKLYDKVRAEIVGMTVRTVGQVQQVLAAWQACERRLKSTRSPALVANLADVRTQLDALVKPGFVTEAGLRRLPDLMRYLVAADRRLQQMPTGVQRDTSRMEKVHEMRDEYAWLLEQLPQGRPVPSAVLEIRWMIEELRVSYFAHALGTAYPVSDKRIVKAIDALAP from the coding sequence ATGTCTACGCCACCTGCCCCCGCCTTCGGCGCCCTCGCCCCCCGTCTGGCCGAGCTGTCCCTGCGCGACGCGCACCGGCTCGGGCGCAGGCTCGAAGGTGCGCGCAAGATCCGTAAGCCCGAGGCCCGGGCCGCCGTGCTCGCCGAGATCGAGGCGGAGGTCGCCAAGGGCGAGGCCCGTATGGCCGAGCGCGCCGCGCGCGTGCCGGCCGTCACGTATCCCGAGCAACTGCCCGTCAGCCAGAAGAAGGACGCGATCGCGGATGCCATCCGCGATCACCAGGTCGTCATCGTCGCGGGTGAGACCGGCTCCGGGAAGACGACCCAGATCCCGAAGATCTGTATGGAGCTGGGGCGTGGCGTACGCGGCATGATCGGGCACACGCAGCCGAGGAGAATCGCGGCCCGTACCGTCGCCGAGCGCGTGGCGGAAGAGCTGCGGACTCCCCTCGGCGAGGCCGTCGGCTGGAAGGTCCGGTTCACCGATCAGGTCGACCAGGACGCCACCTTCGTCAAGCTGATGACGGACGGCATCCTGCTCGCCGAGATCCAGACGGACCGCGAGCTGCGCGCGTACGACACGATCATCATCGACGAGGCCCATGAGCGGTCCCTCAACATCGACTTCCTGCTGGGTTACCTCGCCCAGTTGTTGCCCAAGCGCCCCGACCTCAAGGTCGTCATCACCTCGGCGACCATCGACCCGGAGCGCTTCTCCCGGCACTTCGGGGACGCGCCGATCGTCGAGGTCAGCGGCCGTACGTACCCGGTCGAGGTGCGCTATCGGCCCCTCCTCGAAGAGGACTCCGACGACACCGACCGCGACCAGATCACCGCGATCTGTGACGCCGTCGAGGAGCTCCAGGCCGAGGGCAAGGGCGACATCCTCGTCTTCCTCTCCGGTGAGCGGGAGATCCGTGACACCGCCGACGCGCTGATCAAGAAGCAGTACCGCTTCACGGAAGTACTCCCTCTCTACGCCCGGCTCTCGCACGCCGAGCAGCATCGCGTCTTCCAGCCGCACACCGGCCGCAGGATCGTTCTGGCCACGAACGTCGCCGAGACCTCACTGACCGTCCCCGGCATCAAGTACGTCATCGACCCGGGCTTCGCGCGCATCTCCCGCTACAGCCACCGCACCAAGGTCCAGCGGCTGCCCATCGAGGCGATCTCCCAGGCCAGCGCCAACCAGCGCAAGGGCCGCTGCGGCCGTACCTCCGACGGTGTCTGCATCCGCCTGTACAGCGAGGACGACTTCAACGCGCGGCCCGAATTCACCGACGCCGAGATCCTCCGTACGAACCTCGCCTCCGTCATCCTCCAGATGACCGCGGCCGGCCTCGGCGACATCGAGAAGTTCCCGTTCATCGACCCGCCGGACCATCGCAACATCCGCGACGGTGTTCAGCTCCTCCAGGAGCTCGGTGCGCTGGACCCGGCCCAGAAGGACGTACGCAAGCGCCTGACCCCGATGGGCCGCAAGCTCTCCCAGCTGCCTGTCGACCCGCGGCTGGCCCGTATGGTCGTGGAGGCCGACAAGAACGGCTGTGCCCGCGAGGTCATGGTGATCGCCGCCGCGCTCTCCATCCAGGATCCACGCGAGCGACCCGCCGACAAGCAGACCCAGGCGGACCAGCAGCACGCCCGCTTCAAGGACGAGTCCTCCGACTTCCTCGCGTTCCTCAACCTCTGGCGGTACGTCCGCGAGCAGCAGAAGGAGCGCGGCTCGTCGTCGTTCCGCCGGATGTGCAAGCAGGAGTACCTGAACTTCCTGCGCATTCGCGAATGGCAGGACATCTACAGCCAGCTGCGCACGGTCGCCAAGCAGATGGGCATCCATCTGAACGAGGACGACGCCCCGGAGCAGCAGGTCCATGTGTCGTTGCTGGCCGGTCTGCTCTCCCACATCGGTATGAAGGACGTGAAGGAGGCCGGGAGGGAGAGCGGGAGAAACACAGCGGGAGAGGGCGGGAGAAACACAGCGAAGAACGAGTATCTGGGCGCCCGCAACGCCAAGTTCGCGATCTTCCCGGGCTCGGCCCTCTTCAAGAAACCCCCGCGCTTCGTCATGTCCGCCGAGCTGGTGGAAACGTCGCGACTCTGGGCCCGCGTCAACGCCAAGATCGAGCCCGAGTGGGTCGAGCCGCTCGCCGAGCACCTCCTCAAGCGGACGTACAGCGAACCGCACTGGGAGAAGGACCAGGCGGCCGTGATGGCGTACGAGAAGGTCACGCTCTACGGCGTACCGATCGTCGCCCAGCGGAAGGTCAACTTCGGCCGGATCGACCCGGAAGCCAGCCGTGAGCTTTTCATTCGCAACGCACTTGTCGAGGGCGACTGGCGTACGCACCACAAGTTCTTCGCCGACAACCGCAAACTCCTCAGCGAGGTCGAGGAGTTGGAGCACCGGGCCCGGCGCCGGGACATCGTGGTCGACGACGACACCCTCTTCGACTTCTACGACCAGCGGGTTCCCGAACACGTGGTCTCCGGCGCCCACTTCGACTCCTGGTGGAAGCGCAAGCGGCACGAGCAGCCCGACTTCCTGGACTTCGAGCGGGAGATGCTCATCCGGGAGTCGGCGGAGGCGGTCACGAAGGCCGACTATCCGGACTCGTGGCGCCAGGGGCAGCTCAAGTTCCGTGTGACGTACCAGTTCGAGCCGGGCGCGGACGCGGACGGCGTGACCGTCCACATCCCGCTGCAGGTGCTGAACCAGGTCACGGACGAGGGCTTCGACTGGCAGATCCCGGGCCTGCGGGAGGACGTGGTGACGGAACTGATCCGTTCCCTCCCCAAGCCGATCCGCAGGAACTACGTACCGGCCCCGAACTTCGCCAAGCGGTTCCTGGACACGGCGGTGCCCCTGCAGGAGCCGCTGGCCGTGACCCTCGCCCGCGAACTGAAGCGCATGGTGGGCGTACCGGTGGCGCCCGAGGACTTCGACTGGTCCCGGATCCCCGATCACCTGAAGATCACCTTCCGTATCGTCGACGAACGGCGCCGGAAGCTGGCCGAGGACAAGGATCTGGAGGCGCTTCGGCTGCAGTTGAAGCCGAAGGCCCGCCAGGCCCTCTCCCAGGCGGCCGCGGCCACCGCGGAACGCCAGGGCGGCGAGTCCCTCGAACGGACGGGCCTGACGGACTGGACGATCGGCTCCCTCACCCGCGTCTTCGAGACCCGTCGCGCCGGCCAGCCGGTGAAGGCGTACCCCGCGCTCGTCGACGACGGACCGAAGGCGAACACCGTCTCCGTACGCCTCTTCGACACGGAGGCAGAGCAGCAGGAGGCCATGTGGAAGGGCACCCGTAGGCTCATTCTCCGAAACATTCCGGTCAACCCTGCGAAGTTCGCGAGCGAAAAGCTGACGAACGCGCAGAAGCTGGCGCTGTCGGCGAATCCGCACGGTTCGATCCAGGCCCTGTTCGACGACTGTGCGATGGCCGCGGCGGACAAGCTGATCGCCGACTTCGGCGGGCCGGCGTGGGACGAGTCGTCGTACCGCAAGCTGTACGACAAGGTCCGCGCCGAGATCGTCGGCATGACGGTCCGTACGGTGGGCCAGGTGCAGCAGGTGCTGGCCGCCTGGCAGGCCTGTGAGCGCCGGCTGAAGTCCACGCGCAGCCCTGCCCTCGTGGCCAACCTCGCGGACGTACGGACGCAGCTGGACGCCCTCGTGAAGCCCGGCTTCGTCACGGAAGCGGGCCTGCGCCGCCTCCCGGACCTGATGCGCTATCTGGTGGCGGCCGACCGGCGCCTCCAGCAGATGCCGACCGGCGTCCAGCGGGACACGTCCCGTATGGAGAAGGTCCACGAGATGCGCGACGAGTACGCCTGGCTGCTGGAACAGCTCCCGCAGGGACGGCCCGTCCCCTCCGCTGTCCTGGAGATCCGCTGGATGATCGAGGAACTGCGGGTCAGCTACTTCGCGCACGCGCTGGGGACGGCGTACCCGGTCTCCGACAAGCGGATCGTGAAGGCGATCGACGCGCTTGCGCCGTAG
- a CDS encoding DUF6274 family protein yields MAATARHETRALLRAHLSAASSYRHATRHCPICHRLLRLASEPVAGGEDGSEGPAAGESPAIRPKA; encoded by the coding sequence ATGGCGGCGACCGCTCGGCACGAGACCCGCGCACTGCTCCGTGCTCACCTGTCGGCCGCTTCCTCGTATCGCCACGCGACCCGCCACTGCCCGATCTGCCACCGGCTGTTGCGGCTGGCGTCGGAGCCCGTGGCGGGCGGCGAGGACGGCTCCGAGGGCCCGGCGGCGGGGGAGAGCCCGGCCATACGACCCAAGGCGTGA
- the bldC gene encoding developmental transcriptional regulator BldC, producing MTARTPDAEPLLTPAEVATMFRVDPKTVTRWAKAGKLTSIRTLGGHRRYREAEVRALLAGIPQQRSEA from the coding sequence ATGACCGCTCGCACCCCTGATGCCGAGCCGCTGCTGACCCCGGCTGAGGTCGCCACCATGTTCCGCGTCGACCCCAAGACGGTCACGCGGTGGGCGAAGGCCGGCAAGCTCACGTCCATCCGTACGCTCGGCGGGCACCGCCGTTACCGCGAGGCTGAGGTCCGCGCACTGCTCGCGGGCATTCCGCAGCAGCGCAGCGAGGCCTGA
- a CDS encoding Leu/Phe/Val dehydrogenase, with protein MTEVSDGVLHTLFHSDQGGHEQVVLCQDRASGLKAVIAIHSTALGPALGGTRFYPYATEAEAVADALNLARGMSYKNAMAGLDHGGGKAVIIGDPDRDKTEELLLAYGRFVASLGGRYVTACDVGTYVADMDVVARECRWTTGRSPENGGAGDSSVLTAFGVYQGMRASAQHLWGDPSLRDRRVGIAGVGKVGHHLVEHLRAEGAEVVITDVREEAVRRILDRHPVGVTSVADTEALIRVEGLDIYAPCALGGALDDDSVPVLTAKVVCGAANNQLAHPGVEKDLADRGILYAPDYVVNAGGVIQVADELHGFDFERCKAKAAKIYDTTLAIFARAKADGVPPAAAADRIAEQRMHEAAAKRGR; from the coding sequence GTGACCGAAGTATCTGACGGCGTCCTGCACACCCTGTTCCACTCGGACCAGGGCGGTCACGAGCAAGTCGTGCTCTGCCAGGACCGGGCCAGCGGCCTCAAGGCCGTCATCGCCATCCACTCCACCGCGCTGGGCCCCGCCCTCGGCGGCACCCGCTTCTACCCGTACGCGACCGAGGCCGAGGCCGTCGCCGACGCGCTGAACCTCGCGCGCGGAATGTCGTACAAGAACGCCATGGCCGGGCTCGACCACGGCGGCGGCAAAGCCGTGATCATCGGGGATCCGGACCGCGACAAGACCGAGGAGCTGCTGCTCGCCTACGGGCGGTTCGTGGCCTCTCTGGGCGGCCGGTACGTCACCGCGTGCGACGTCGGCACGTACGTCGCCGACATGGACGTCGTGGCACGCGAGTGCCGCTGGACGACGGGCCGGTCCCCCGAGAACGGCGGCGCCGGCGACTCATCCGTCCTGACCGCCTTCGGCGTCTACCAGGGCATGCGGGCCTCCGCCCAGCACCTGTGGGGCGACCCGTCGCTGCGCGACCGCAGAGTCGGCATCGCGGGCGTCGGCAAGGTCGGCCACCACCTCGTGGAGCATCTGCGGGCGGAGGGCGCCGAGGTCGTGATCACGGACGTCCGCGAGGAGGCCGTACGGCGGATCCTCGACCGCCATCCGGTGGGCGTCACGTCCGTCGCCGACACCGAGGCGCTGATCCGGGTGGAGGGGCTCGACATCTACGCCCCCTGCGCGCTGGGCGGCGCGCTCGACGACGACTCCGTGCCCGTGCTCACCGCCAAGGTGGTGTGCGGCGCCGCCAACAACCAGCTCGCGCACCCCGGTGTCGAGAAGGACCTCGCCGACCGCGGGATCCTCTACGCGCCGGACTACGTCGTGAACGCCGGCGGGGTCATCCAGGTCGCCGACGAGCTCCACGGGTTCGACTTCGAGCGGTGCAAGGCGAAGGCCGCGAAGATCTACGACACCACGCTGGCGATCTTCGCACGTGCGAAGGCGGATGGTGTTCCGCCGGCCGCCGCGGCCGACCGGATCGCCGAGCAGCGGATGCATGAGGCGGCCGCGAAACGCGGACGCTGA
- a CDS encoding DUF3073 domain-containing protein codes for MGRGRAKAKQTKVARQLKYNSGGTDLSRLASELGASTSSQPPNGEPFEDDEDDDNPYAQYADLYNDDDDDDEDDQSGPASHRRGA; via the coding sequence ATGGGGCGCGGCCGGGCCAAGGCCAAGCAGACGAAGGTCGCCCGCCAGCTGAAGTACAACAGCGGCGGGACTGACCTGTCGCGTCTGGCCAGCGAGCTGGGCGCATCGACTTCGAGCCAGCCTCCGAACGGCGAGCCGTTCGAGGACGACGAAGACGACGACAACCCGTACGCCCAGTACGCGGATCTCTACAACGATGACGACGATGACGACGAGGACGATCAGTCCGGTCCCGCGTCGCATCGTCGGGGCGCTTGA
- the purM gene encoding phosphoribosylformylglycinamidine cyclo-ligase translates to MSETTGASYAAAGVDIEAGDRAVELMKEWVKKTQRPEVLGGLGGFAGLFDASALKRYERPLLASATDGVGTKVDIARQLGVYDTIGHDLVAMVMDDIVVCGAEPLFMTDYICVGKVHPERVAAIVKGIAEGCVLAGCALVGGETAEHPGLLGPDDFDVAGAGTGVVEAEHLLGPDRIRTGDAVIAMAASGLHSNGYSLVRHVLLNQAGLSLDAEIAELARPLGAELLEPTKIYSLDCLALTRTTEVHAFSHVTGGGLAANLARVIPDTLHATVDRSTWTPAPIFDLVGKTGQVERLELEKTLNMGVGMIAIVPQESADVALTTLADRGVDAWVAGEITDRADHTTGAELVGDYARG, encoded by the coding sequence ATGTCTGAGACAACTGGTGCCAGCTACGCAGCCGCGGGCGTCGACATCGAGGCGGGCGACCGCGCCGTAGAACTCATGAAGGAGTGGGTGAAGAAGACCCAGCGCCCCGAGGTCCTCGGCGGCCTCGGCGGTTTCGCCGGCCTCTTCGACGCCTCCGCCCTCAAGCGCTACGAGCGCCCGCTGCTCGCCTCCGCCACGGACGGCGTCGGCACGAAGGTCGACATCGCGCGTCAGCTCGGCGTCTACGACACCATCGGCCACGACCTGGTCGCGATGGTGATGGACGACATCGTGGTCTGCGGCGCCGAACCGCTGTTCATGACCGACTACATCTGCGTCGGCAAGGTCCACCCCGAGCGCGTGGCCGCCATCGTCAAGGGCATCGCCGAGGGCTGTGTCCTCGCCGGCTGCGCCCTCGTCGGCGGCGAGACCGCCGAGCACCCCGGCCTCCTCGGCCCGGACGACTTCGATGTCGCCGGCGCGGGCACGGGCGTGGTCGAGGCGGAGCACCTGCTGGGCCCGGATCGTATCCGGACGGGTGACGCGGTGATCGCCATGGCGGCCTCCGGCCTTCACTCGAACGGGTACTCGCTGGTCCGCCACGTCCTCCTCAACCAGGCCGGCCTCTCCCTGGACGCCGAGATCGCCGAACTTGCCCGCCCCCTCGGCGCGGAGCTCCTGGAGCCCACCAAGATCTACTCCCTGGACTGCCTGGCGCTCACCCGGACGACGGAAGTACACGCGTTCAGCCATGTGACGGGCGGCGGCCTGGCCGCCAACCTGGCCCGTGTGATCCCCGACACCCTCCACGCCACGGTCGACCGCTCCACCTGGACCCCGGCCCCGATCTTCGACCTGGTCGGCAAGACGGGCCAGGTAGAGCGCTTGGAGCTTGAGAAGACCCTGAACATGGGTGTGGGCATGATCGCGATCGTGCCCCAGGAATCCGCCGATGTGGCCCTGACCACATTGGCGGACCGCGGCGTGGACGCCTGGGTCGCAGGCGAAATCACCGACCGCGCCGACCACACGACAGGCGCAGAACTGGTGGGCGACTACGCACGAGGCTGA
- the purF gene encoding amidophosphoribosyltransferase: MPRGDGRLNHDLLPGEKGPQDACGVFGVWAPGEEVAKLTYFGLYALQHRGQESAGIAVSNGSQILVFKDMGLVSQVFDETSLGSLQGHIAVGHARYSTTGASVWENAQPTFRATAHGSIALGHNGNLVNTAQLAEMVADLPKQEGRTPRVAATNDTDLLTALLAAQVDPDGKPLTIEEAAHAVFPQVRGAFSLVFMDEHTLYAARDPQGIRPLVLGRLERGWVVASESAALDICGASYVREIEPGEFIAIDENGLRSSRFAEAKPKGCVFEYVYLARPDTDIAGRNVYLSRVEMGRRLAKEAPVEADLVIATPESGTPAAIGYAEASGIPFGAGLVKNAYVGRTFIQPSQTIRQLGIRLKLNPLKEVIKGKRLVVVDDSIVRGNTQRALVRMLREAGAAEVHIRISSPPVKWPCFFGIDFATRAELIANGMTVDEIGTSLGADSLAYISIDGMIEATTIAKPNLCRACFDGEYPMELPDPELLGKQLLETELAAGPAATAATDAIRRP; encoded by the coding sequence GTGCCACGTGGTGACGGACGACTCAACCACGACCTTCTCCCCGGTGAGAAAGGCCCCCAGGACGCGTGTGGCGTCTTCGGTGTCTGGGCCCCGGGCGAAGAGGTCGCCAAGCTCACATACTTCGGGCTGTACGCCCTCCAGCATCGGGGCCAGGAATCCGCGGGTATCGCGGTCAGCAACGGCTCCCAGATCCTCGTCTTCAAGGACATGGGCCTCGTTTCCCAGGTCTTCGACGAGACCTCCCTCGGCTCCCTCCAGGGTCACATCGCGGTCGGTCACGCCCGCTACTCGACCACCGGCGCCTCCGTATGGGAGAACGCCCAGCCCACGTTCCGTGCCACCGCGCACGGTTCCATCGCGCTCGGCCACAACGGCAACCTGGTCAACACGGCCCAGCTCGCCGAGATGGTCGCCGACCTGCCCAAGCAGGAGGGCCGTACGCCCCGCGTCGCGGCCACCAACGACACCGACCTGCTCACCGCGCTGCTCGCGGCCCAGGTCGACCCCGACGGCAAGCCGCTGACCATCGAGGAGGCCGCCCACGCGGTCTTCCCGCAGGTGCGCGGCGCCTTCTCCCTCGTCTTCATGGACGAGCACACCCTCTACGCCGCCCGTGACCCGCAGGGCATCCGCCCGCTGGTCCTCGGCCGGCTGGAGCGCGGCTGGGTCGTCGCCTCCGAGTCCGCCGCCCTCGACATCTGCGGTGCCTCCTACGTCCGCGAGATAGAGCCGGGCGAGTTCATCGCCATCGACGAGAACGGTCTGCGCAGTTCCCGGTTCGCGGAAGCGAAGCCCAAGGGCTGTGTCTTCGAGTATGTGTACCTGGCCCGCCCGGACACCGACATCGCCGGCCGGAACGTGTACCTCTCCCGCGTCGAGATGGGCCGCCGCCTCGCCAAGGAAGCCCCCGTCGAGGCCGACCTCGTCATAGCGACCCCGGAGTCCGGCACCCCGGCCGCCATCGGCTACGCGGAGGCGAGCGGCATTCCGTTCGGTGCGGGTCTGGTGAAGAACGCGTACGTCGGACGTACGTTCATCCAGCCCTCCCAGACGATCCGCCAGCTCGGCATCCGCCTGAAGCTGAACCCGCTGAAGGAAGTCATCAAGGGCAAGCGCCTGGTGGTCGTCGACGACTCGATCGTCCGCGGCAACACCCAGCGCGCCCTGGTCCGCATGCTCCGCGAGGCGGGAGCGGCGGAAGTCCACATCCGGATTTCCTCTCCCCCCGTGAAGTGGCCCTGCTTCTTCGGCATCGACTTCGCCACCCGCGCCGAGCTCATCGCCAACGGCATGACCGTCGACGAGATCGGCACCTCCCTGGGCGCCGACTCCCTGGCGTACATCTCCATCGACGGCATGATCGAGGCGACCACCATCGCCAAGCCGAACCTCTGCCGCGCCTGCTTCGACGGCGAGTACCCGATGGAGCTGCCCGACCCCGAGCTCCTCGGCAAGCAGCTCCTCGAGACCGAGCTGGCCGCCGGGCCCGCCGCCACGGCCGCGACCGACGCGATCCGTCGCCCGTAG